One part of the Dasypus novemcinctus isolate mDasNov1 chromosome 27, mDasNov1.1.hap2, whole genome shotgun sequence genome encodes these proteins:
- the LOC101426932 gene encoding olfactory receptor 8A1-like, whose translation MAAENHSTVTEFILGGLTNRPELQLPLFLLFLGIYTVTMVGNLGMITLIRLNSQLHSPMYFFLSNLSLVDLCYSSVITPKMLVNFVSEKNIISYAGCMVQLYFFLVFVVAESYMLTVMAYDRYVAICSPLLYNIIMSHQVCSLLVAVAYIMALMGSVIATILMLKLSYCEVFISHYFCDILPLMKLSCTSTYDVQMVVFFLAGFDILVTSLTIFVSYAFVFSSILHISTTEGRSKAFSTCSSHLAAVGMFYGSTAFMYLKPSTASSLAQENVASVFYTTVIPMLNPLIYSLRNKEVKAAMQKKLWRK comes from the coding sequence ATGGCTGCAGAAAATCACTCTACAGTGACAGAGTTCATTCTCGGGGGATTAACAAACCGACCAGAGCTCCAGCTGCCCCTCTTCCTGCTCTTCCTAGGGATCTACACCGTCACCATGGTGGGGAACTTGGGCATGATCACGCTAATTCGTCTGAATTCTCAGCTTCACagccccatgtacttcttcctcagtAACTTGTCCCTTGTAGATTTGTGCTACTCCTCTGTCATTACCCCTAAAATGCTGGTGAACTTTGTGTCAGAGAAGAACATTATCTCCTACGCGGGGTGCATGGTACAACTCtacttcttccttgtttttgtgGTTGCCGAGAGTTACATGCTGACAGTGATGGCCTACGACCGCTACGTTGCCATCTGCAGCCCTTTGCTTTATAACATCATCATGTCCCATCAAGTCTGCTCCCTGCTGGTGGCTGTGGCCTACATCATGGCACTCATGGGCTCAGTAATAGCAACTATCCTCATGTTAAAGCTGTCCTATTGTGAGGTCTTCATCAGTCACTACTTCTGTGACATCCTCCCTCTCATGAAGCTCTCCTGCACTAGCACCTACGATGTCCAGATGGTAGTTTTCTTTTTGGCTGGATTTGATATATTAGTCACCAGTTTAACAATCTTTGTTTCCTATGCCTTCGTTTTCTCCAGCATTCTCCACATAAGTACAACAGAGGGCAGGTCCAAAGCCTTCAGCACCTGCAGCTCCCACCTGGCAGCTGTGGGAATGTTCTATGGCTCTACTGCTTTCATGTACTTAAAGCCCTCCACGGCCAGTTCCCTGGCCCAGGAGAACGTGGCCTCCGTGTTCTACACCACAGTGATCCCCATGCTGAACCCCCTGATCTACAGCCTTAGGAACAAAGAGGTCAAGGCTGCCATGCAGAAAAAACTctggagaaaataa